One Streptomyces sp. L2 genomic window carries:
- a CDS encoding type I polyketide synthase — MTESAAQPDHDTTAPSLSAAVLAGLPGSARERRLLRLVVEQAGAALRKAGREPDGDLDPGRPFRQSGLDSLAIVDLQRRLSAATGVDLPVSIAFDHPTPRALAAQLARELLGESPADTPDESGYGVLDPGEPIAIVGMACRYPGGIASPGELWDLVAAGADAIGPLPEDRGWDVTGLYDPDPDAPGKTYAREGGFLYGAADFDADFFGISPREAAAMEPQQRLALETSWEALEHAGVDPVALRGTSTGVFVGAEPQEYGPRLHQAPEGFEGHLLTGAATSVISGRVAYTLGLEGPTLTVDTACSASLVALHLAANALRSGECSLALAGGVAVMSSPGTFTAFSRQRGLAPDGRCKPFAEAADGTGWAEGAGFLVLERLSDARRNGHRVLAVVRGSAVNQDGASNGLTAPNGTAQRRLIQRALASAGLTAADVDAVEAHGTGTRLGDPIEAGALLATYGRDRDPEAPLWLGSVKSNLGHAQAAAGVAGIIKMVQALRHELLPRTLHVDEPSTRIDWSAGAVELLTEARPWPAGERVRRAGVSSFGISGTNAHVIVEEAPAEERAEESADGVAVEPPVVPWLVSGTTEEALRAQAGRLAERLRARPDLTAGSVAAALAGRTAFQHRAAVVGADRDALLAGVEAVARGEAPLRGEPAGGLLAFLFTGQGSQRLGMGRGLYVTYPVFARALDEVCEALDVYLDRPLRDVMFGEDGLYGEAGTELDATHYTQPALFALEVALFRLLQAWGVRPDVLAGHSIGELAAAHVAGLWSLEDAALIVSARGRLMQQLPSGGAMAAVQATEDEVRAVLPDGTGIAAVNGPMSIVVSGPETGVNTVVSHFTGEGRKAKKLTVSHAFHSPLMEPMLAEFRQFAQVLNPMRPSIPIVSTLTGREVSYEELADPEYWVRHVREAVRFADAVRALEDQGVTTFLELGPDAVLTAMGAESVTDGRLLPVLRRNHDEPGALAGAVTELHLRGAEVDWAAYLGPAACAETPELPTYAFQRRRYWLDAVADGPADPAALGVTDAEHPLLGAALTVAGSERLVLTGRLSVRSHPWLADHAVGGTVLLPGTGFVELAVRAADLAGCSAVEELTLQAPLTLDGGPEACADVQLVVEEPDADGRRALTVHSRTAGTDWADADWTVHAQGVLAPAAPAPGWEAEAEAEVEAKAQAGIWPPQGARPIDVTDAYARMDAQGYGYGPAFQGLRAAWRRGEELFAEVALPDGVDPAGYTLHPALLDAALHVIGLDEDTESAELPFAWTDVTVRAAGATALRVRVTPAASGVRLHLTDPAGASVASVGSLVLRPAAVDAGRTVPLHRVAWTPAQADASVRTADFQVVSGATVAEVLTALQTALTGEARPLVVTRGAMPVHGEADVRDPEQAAVWGLVRAAQAEHPGRIVLVDTDGDAELPGVLPDGEAELAVRAGRWHVPRLVRETVPAVAGSWSTAGTVLITGGTGGLGALTARHLVAEYGVRSVLLVGRRGADAPGAAQLADELGTLGAAVAMEACDVSDRESLAGLFDAHPGITAVVHAAGVLDDATFGTLTPERLEAVWAPKARAARHLHELTADRDLDAFVLYSSAAATFDALGQANYAAANAYLDALATQRRAQGLPALSLAWGLWDPEAGGMAAGLAPADVSRAARAGTPAHGVAAGLAMLDAAGGGLPDAAHVLALRLDQEALTRRARSEELPPVLRGLVRAPVRRTAGSAAAGSGSLADELVRLDPADRERRLLTLVRTHVAAALGHDGPQAVDPERGFGTLGFDSLAAVELRNKLGAATGLRLPATLTFDYPNTAAVARYLDEQLVGTAEESVAAPTPTGLPGGDDPVVIVGMACRYPGGVTSPEDLWRLLAAGGDAVSEFPDDRGPLWQESYDPDPEAVGTTYVNQGAFLDRAAGFDADFFGISPREALATDPQQRVLLETSWEAFERAGIDPAALRGSATGVFAGVMYHDFAPRLHDVPEELAGYLGNGGLGSVVSGRVSYALGLEGPAVTVDTACSSSLVAVHLAAQALRGGECTLALAGGVTVMSTPDTFVDFSRQRGLASDGRCKPFAEAADGTGWGEGVGVLVLERLSDARRNGHRVLAVVRGSAVNQDGASSQLTAPNGPSQQRVIRQALASARLATTDVDAVEGHGTGTRLGDPIEAQALLATYGQDRAEGAPLWLGSIKSNLGHTQAAAGVAGIIKMVLSLRNEQLPQTLHVDAPSSHVDWSAGAVELLTEAQPWKADEQRVRRAGVSSFGISGTNAHVIVEEPPAEQPAEAVEPVALPVVPWIVSGKTAEAVRAQAARLLEYVTERPGLEPADVGCSLVTQRSAFAYRAGVVAGDREGLLAGLAAVAEREIPAAASGSVAFLFTGQGSQRAGMGRELYEAFPVFAAALDEVCDALDAHLERPLKEVMFGGEGLDETGYTQPALFALEVALFRLLEAWGVRPDVLAGHSIGELAAAHVAGLWSLEDAATLVAARGRLMQELPAGGAMAAVQATEDEVRAVLPDGTGIAAVNGPNAIVVSGPEAGVNSVVSHFTGEGRKAKKLTVSHAFHSPLMEPMLAEFEQIAAQLTYQDLTVPIVSTLTGQTVSYDDLSQPSYWVRHVREAVRFADAIATLDGEGIATFLELGPDAVLTAMAADPRAVPTLRRDRTEPQALTEALTRLPSVDWTALFGPDRNPVDLPTYAFQHETYWLAATAARAGNASEFGQSDAGHPLLGAAVELPDGEGVLFTGRLSLSTHPWLAEHAVNGTVIVPGAALVEIAVRAGDQIGRGTVRDLTLHAPLVVPETGAVALRVRVGEGDEPAVTVHSRPDGETSWTLHAEGALSAEAVEPVDLGSWPPAGAEPIDASTLYDDLSAMGLGYGPLFQGLTTAWRVADGTVCAEVSLPEGTDPDSFALHPALLDSALHVLTYAGAADRAELPFSWSDVAVHASGATALRVRVTGEGSGYRLDLADAAGAPVATVGSLALRPLAVESGTVRDLYRIDWTPVSSQQTDPTTSYTILQAATATELLPLLQARLEDEQPLLVHTRQAGTDPDQAAIRGLVRAAQAEHPDRIVLIDTTGDLPDHIPTGEPELAQNDSQFTAPRLTRETVVAEGSWSTSGTVLITGGTGGLGALTARHLVGAHGVRGLLLTSRRGPDAPGAAELSAELEAAGAKVEVVACDVSEREAVAALLEAHPDITAVIHTAGVLDDSTVDRMTTDSLAKVWGPKAAAARHLHELTAGRNLDAFVLYSSTAATFDGTGQANYAAANAYLDALAAERRAQGLHGVALAWGLWDPEVGGMGAGLSTADVERVARTGPKALGRVAGLALLDASLLSARAHLLPVPFDTGALERRARDGGLPAMLRGLVRVPVARRRGAAAEAAQGPEALKETLLRLPAAERTPYVLELVRGKVAAVLGHASGDAVDPERGFGGLGFDSLAAVELRNQLAPLTGLRLPATLTFDYPTSEALAEYVREQLVPDETGPAALRAMESELAALEAKLLGVGESDGLDADDHARVAQTLRTLAARWSELHSPGGGADAAAESLAEADAEQIFDILDSEFEGIDID; from the coding sequence ATGACCGAGTCCGCCGCTCAGCCCGACCACGACACAACCGCACCGTCCCTGTCGGCCGCCGTGCTCGCCGGGCTGCCCGGGTCCGCCCGGGAGCGGCGGCTGCTCCGGCTCGTCGTCGAGCAGGCCGGGGCCGCGCTGCGCAAGGCGGGCCGGGAACCGGACGGGGACCTCGACCCGGGGCGCCCGTTCCGGCAGTCGGGACTCGACTCGCTGGCCATCGTCGACCTGCAGCGGAGGCTGTCCGCCGCGACCGGAGTCGACCTGCCGGTCTCGATCGCCTTCGACCACCCGACCCCGCGCGCGCTCGCCGCACAGCTGGCGCGCGAGCTGCTGGGCGAGTCGCCGGCCGACACCCCCGACGAGTCCGGGTACGGCGTCCTCGATCCGGGTGAGCCGATCGCGATCGTCGGCATGGCCTGCCGCTACCCGGGCGGCATCGCCTCCCCCGGCGAGCTGTGGGACCTGGTCGCGGCGGGCGCCGACGCGATCGGCCCGCTGCCCGAGGACCGCGGCTGGGACGTGACCGGCCTGTACGACCCCGACCCGGACGCGCCCGGCAAGACGTACGCGCGCGAGGGCGGGTTCCTGTACGGCGCCGCCGACTTCGACGCGGACTTCTTCGGGATCAGCCCGCGCGAGGCCGCCGCCATGGAGCCGCAGCAGCGCCTCGCGCTGGAGACGTCCTGGGAGGCCCTGGAGCACGCGGGTGTGGACCCGGTGGCGCTGCGCGGCACCAGCACCGGCGTGTTCGTGGGCGCCGAGCCCCAGGAGTACGGCCCGCGCCTGCACCAGGCCCCCGAGGGCTTCGAGGGGCACCTGCTGACCGGCGCCGCGACCAGCGTCATCTCCGGCCGCGTCGCCTACACGCTGGGCCTTGAGGGTCCGACCCTGACCGTGGACACGGCGTGCTCGGCGTCCCTCGTCGCGCTGCACCTGGCGGCGAACGCGCTGCGCTCCGGCGAGTGCTCCCTGGCCCTCGCGGGCGGGGTCGCCGTGATGTCGAGCCCCGGCACCTTCACCGCGTTCAGCCGCCAGCGCGGCCTGGCCCCGGACGGCCGCTGCAAGCCGTTCGCGGAGGCCGCCGACGGCACCGGCTGGGCGGAGGGCGCCGGCTTCCTCGTACTGGAGCGGCTGTCGGACGCGCGGAGGAACGGCCACCGCGTCCTCGCCGTGGTCCGGGGCTCGGCCGTCAACCAGGACGGCGCCAGCAACGGCCTTACCGCCCCCAACGGCACCGCGCAGCGCCGCCTCATCCAGCGCGCCCTGGCCTCCGCGGGCCTCACCGCCGCCGACGTCGACGCGGTCGAGGCGCACGGCACCGGCACCCGCCTCGGCGACCCCATCGAGGCGGGCGCGCTGCTCGCGACCTACGGCCGGGACCGCGACCCGGAGGCACCCCTCTGGCTGGGCTCCGTCAAGTCCAACCTGGGACACGCGCAGGCCGCCGCGGGCGTCGCCGGGATCATCAAGATGGTGCAGGCGCTGCGCCACGAACTGCTGCCGCGCACCCTGCACGTGGACGAGCCGTCGACCCGGATCGACTGGTCGGCCGGCGCGGTGGAGCTGCTGACCGAGGCCCGGCCGTGGCCGGCCGGTGAGCGGGTGCGCCGCGCGGGCGTGTCGTCGTTCGGGATCAGCGGCACCAACGCGCACGTGATCGTGGAGGAGGCCCCGGCCGAGGAGCGGGCGGAGGAGTCGGCCGACGGGGTGGCCGTCGAACCCCCGGTCGTGCCGTGGCTGGTGTCCGGTACCACCGAGGAGGCGCTGCGCGCCCAGGCCGGGCGGCTCGCCGAGCGCCTGCGGGCCCGGCCAGACCTGACCGCCGGGTCCGTGGCGGCGGCACTCGCGGGCCGTACGGCGTTCCAGCACCGCGCCGCCGTGGTCGGCGCCGACCGGGACGCGCTGCTCGCCGGGGTGGAGGCCGTCGCCCGGGGCGAGGCCCCGCTGCGCGGCGAGCCGGCCGGCGGTCTGCTGGCGTTCCTGTTCACCGGGCAGGGCAGCCAGCGCCTCGGCATGGGACGCGGCCTGTATGTGACGTACCCGGTGTTCGCGCGCGCCCTGGACGAGGTGTGCGAGGCGCTCGACGTCTACCTCGATCGCCCGCTGCGGGACGTGATGTTCGGCGAGGACGGCCTGTACGGCGAGGCCGGCACCGAACTCGACGCGACCCACTACACGCAGCCCGCGCTGTTCGCCCTGGAAGTCGCCCTGTTCCGGCTGCTTCAGGCGTGGGGTGTACGGCCGGACGTGCTGGCCGGGCATTCGATCGGTGAGCTGGCTGCCGCGCACGTGGCGGGGCTGTGGTCGCTGGAGGACGCGGCGCTGATCGTGTCGGCGCGCGGGCGGCTGATGCAGCAGCTCCCTTCAGGGGGCGCGATGGCCGCCGTACAGGCGACCGAGGACGAGGTGCGAGCCGTATTGCCGGACGGCACGGGCATCGCGGCTGTGAACGGACCGATGTCGATCGTCGTGTCCGGCCCGGAAACAGGTGTGAACACGGTTGTCAGCCACTTCACGGGTGAAGGCCGTAAGGCGAAGAAGCTCACCGTGAGCCACGCTTTCCACTCACCTCTCATGGAGCCGATGCTCGCCGAGTTCCGTCAGTTCGCCCAGGTGCTGAACCCGATGCGGCCAAGCATCCCGATCGTCTCTACGCTGACCGGCCGCGAGGTGTCGTACGAGGAGCTGGCCGACCCGGAGTACTGGGTGCGGCACGTCCGTGAGGCCGTACGGTTCGCCGACGCGGTCCGCGCCCTGGAGGACCAGGGCGTCACCACCTTCCTGGAGCTGGGCCCGGACGCCGTGCTGACGGCGATGGGCGCCGAGTCCGTCACCGACGGCCGGCTGCTGCCCGTTCTGCGCCGCAACCACGACGAACCGGGCGCCCTGGCCGGCGCCGTCACCGAACTGCACCTGCGCGGGGCGGAGGTCGACTGGGCGGCCTACCTGGGCCCGGCCGCCTGTGCCGAGACCCCCGAACTGCCCACTTACGCCTTCCAGCGCAGGCGCTACTGGCTGGACGCCGTCGCCGACGGGCCCGCCGACCCGGCCGCACTCGGTGTGACGGACGCCGAACACCCGCTGCTCGGCGCCGCGTTGACGGTGGCGGGCTCGGAGCGGCTGGTCCTCACGGGCAGGCTGTCGGTGCGCAGCCACCCGTGGCTGGCCGACCACGCCGTCGGCGGCACCGTCCTGCTTCCCGGCACCGGATTCGTGGAACTCGCCGTCCGGGCGGCCGACTTGGCGGGCTGCTCGGCGGTGGAGGAACTCACCCTCCAGGCACCCCTGACCCTGGACGGCGGGCCCGAGGCGTGTGCCGACGTCCAGCTCGTGGTGGAGGAGCCGGACGCGGACGGCCGACGCGCGCTGACCGTGCACTCGCGCACCGCCGGCACGGACTGGGCCGACGCCGACTGGACGGTGCACGCGCAGGGCGTACTGGCACCGGCCGCCCCCGCGCCCGGATGGGAAGCCGAGGCCGAAGCGGAGGTCGAAGCCAAAGCCCAGGCCGGGATCTGGCCGCCGCAGGGCGCCCGGCCCATCGACGTGACGGACGCCTACGCCCGCATGGACGCCCAGGGATACGGCTACGGCCCCGCCTTCCAGGGCCTGCGGGCCGCCTGGCGGCGCGGTGAGGAACTGTTCGCCGAGGTGGCCCTGCCGGACGGCGTGGACCCGGCCGGCTACACCCTGCACCCGGCCCTGCTGGACGCGGCGTTGCACGTCATCGGCCTCGACGAGGACACAGAGAGCGCCGAACTGCCCTTCGCCTGGACCGACGTGACCGTACGGGCCGCGGGCGCCACCGCACTCCGCGTGCGCGTCACCCCGGCCGCCTCCGGCGTCCGGCTGCACCTGACGGACCCGGCCGGCGCGAGCGTGGCCTCGGTCGGCTCGCTGGTCCTGCGGCCCGCTGCCGTGGACGCGGGCCGGACGGTCCCGCTGCACCGGGTCGCGTGGACCCCGGCCCAGGCCGACGCGTCGGTGCGTACGGCCGACTTCCAGGTGGTGTCCGGCGCGACGGTGGCCGAGGTCCTCACCGCCCTGCAGACCGCGCTCACGGGCGAGGCCAGGCCGCTGGTGGTGACCCGGGGTGCGATGCCCGTGCACGGCGAGGCGGATGTCCGCGACCCCGAGCAGGCGGCGGTGTGGGGCCTGGTGCGGGCCGCGCAGGCGGAGCACCCCGGGCGCATCGTGCTCGTCGACACGGACGGCGACGCGGAGCTTCCGGGTGTACTGCCGGACGGCGAGGCGGAGTTGGCGGTTCGAGCCGGCCGCTGGCACGTGCCGCGGCTGGTGCGGGAGACCGTGCCGGCAGTCGCCGGCTCCTGGTCGACGGCGGGCACGGTACTGATCACCGGCGGCACCGGAGGCCTCGGCGCGCTCACGGCCCGGCACCTGGTGGCCGAGTACGGCGTACGGTCCGTGCTGCTGGTGGGCCGCAGGGGCGCCGACGCGCCGGGGGCCGCGCAACTAGCGGACGAATTGGGCACGTTGGGCGCGGCCGTCGCGATGGAGGCGTGCGACGTCTCCGACCGCGAGTCGCTGGCTGGCCTCTTCGACGCCCACCCCGGCATCACCGCGGTCGTGCACGCCGCCGGTGTCCTCGACGACGCCACCTTCGGCACGCTCACCCCGGAACGTCTGGAGGCGGTGTGGGCGCCGAAGGCCCGCGCAGCCCGGCACCTGCACGAGCTGACCGCCGACCGTGACCTCGACGCGTTCGTCCTCTACTCCTCGGCAGCGGCCACCTTCGACGCCCTCGGCCAGGCCAACTATGCCGCCGCCAACGCCTACTTGGACGCCCTGGCCACCCAGCGGCGCGCCCAGGGCCTCCCGGCGCTCTCGCTCGCCTGGGGCCTGTGGGACCCGGAGGCGGGCGGCATGGCGGCCGGCCTCGCCCCGGCCGACGTCTCCCGCGCGGCCCGGGCCGGCACGCCCGCGCACGGCGTCGCGGCCGGACTGGCGATGCTGGACGCGGCGGGCGGCGGCCTGCCGGACGCGGCGCATGTCCTGGCCCTGCGCCTGGACCAGGAGGCCCTGACCCGCCGGGCCCGCTCGGAGGAGCTGCCGCCGGTGCTGCGGGGCCTGGTCCGGGCCCCGGTGCGCCGCACCGCCGGCTCGGCCGCGGCCGGCAGCGGCTCCCTGGCGGACGAGCTGGTCCGCCTGGACCCGGCCGACCGCGAGCGCCGGCTGCTGACGCTCGTCCGCACACACGTCGCCGCCGCTCTCGGCCACGACGGCCCGCAGGCCGTGGACCCCGAGCGCGGCTTCGGCACCCTCGGCTTCGACTCCCTCGCGGCGGTCGAACTGCGCAACAAGCTGGGCGCGGCGACCGGTCTGCGTCTGCCCGCCACCCTGACCTTCGACTATCCGAACACGGCGGCCGTGGCCCGCTACCTCGACGAGCAACTCGTGGGCACGGCCGAGGAGTCGGTGGCCGCGCCGACGCCGACCGGGCTGCCGGGCGGCGACGACCCGGTCGTGATAGTCGGCATGGCCTGCCGCTACCCCGGCGGAGTGACCTCCCCCGAGGACCTGTGGAGGCTCCTCGCGGCGGGCGGCGACGCGGTCTCCGAGTTCCCGGACGACCGTGGACCGCTGTGGCAGGAGTCGTACGACCCCGATCCGGAGGCGGTCGGCACGACGTACGTCAACCAGGGCGCGTTCCTGGACCGTGCGGCCGGCTTCGACGCCGACTTCTTCGGCATCAGCCCGCGTGAGGCGCTGGCGACGGACCCGCAGCAGCGGGTGCTGCTGGAGACCTCGTGGGAGGCGTTCGAGCGGGCGGGCATCGACCCGGCGGCCCTGCGCGGCAGCGCGACCGGCGTCTTCGCCGGCGTCATGTACCACGACTTCGCCCCGCGTCTGCACGATGTGCCGGAGGAGCTGGCCGGCTATCTCGGCAACGGGGGTCTCGGCAGTGTGGTGTCGGGCCGGGTGTCGTACGCGCTGGGTCTTGAGGGTCCGGCGGTGACGGTGGACACGGCGTGTTCGTCGTCGCTGGTCGCGGTGCACCTGGCGGCGCAGGCGCTGCGGGGCGGCGAGTGCACGCTCGCTCTGGCCGGTGGTGTGACGGTGATGTCGACGCCGGACACGTTTGTCGACTTCTCCCGGCAGCGGGGGCTTGCGTCGGACGGCCGGTGCAAGCCGTTCGCGGAGGCCGCCGACGGCACCGGCTGGGGCGAGGGCGTGGGTGTCCTCGTCCTGGAGCGGCTGTCCGATGCGCGCCGCAACGGCCACCGCGTGCTGGCGGTGGTCCGGGGTTCGGCGGTCAACCAGGACGGTGCGAGCAGCCAGCTGACCGCGCCGAACGGGCCGTCCCAGCAGCGTGTCATCCGGCAGGCCCTCGCCTCCGCCCGGCTTGCCACGACCGACGTCGACGCCGTGGAAGGTCATGGCACCGGCACCCGCCTCGGCGACCCGATCGAGGCGCAGGCGCTGCTCGCCACCTACGGGCAGGACCGAGCCGAAGGAGCCCCGCTCTGGCTGGGGTCCATCAAATCCAACCTCGGCCACACGCAGGCTGCGGCCGGTGTCGCCGGGATCATCAAGATGGTCCTCTCCCTGCGCAACGAGCAGCTGCCGCAGACCCTGCACGTCGACGCTCCGTCCTCCCACGTCGACTGGTCGGCGGGGGCAGTGGAGCTGCTGACCGAGGCCCAGCCGTGGAAGGCGGATGAGCAGCGGGTACGGCGGGCGGGTGTCTCCTCGTTCGGGATCAGCGGGACGAACGCCCACGTGATCGTCGAGGAACCCCCGGCCGAGCAGCCCGCGGAGGCCGTGGAGCCGGTCGCGCTTCCGGTCGTCCCGTGGATCGTGTCCGGCAAGACGGCGGAGGCGGTACGGGCCCAGGCGGCACGGCTGCTGGAGTACGTCACGGAACGCCCGGGACTGGAGCCGGCGGATGTCGGCTGCTCACTCGTCACGCAGCGGTCGGCGTTCGCCTACCGGGCGGGTGTGGTGGCGGGGGACCGGGAGGGGCTGCTGGCCGGGCTGGCGGCGGTGGCCGAGCGGGAGATTCCGGCGGCTGCGTCCGGTTCCGTGGCGTTCCTGTTCACGGGGCAGGGGAGTCAGCGAGCGGGGATGGGACGGGAGCTGTATGAGGCCTTCCCGGTGTTCGCCGCTGCGTTGGACGAGGTGTGCGATGCGCTGGATGCGCATCTCGAACGGCCCCTCAAGGAGGTCATGTTCGGCGGGGAGGGGCTGGACGAGACGGGGTACACGCAGCCCGCCCTGTTCGCCCTGGAAGTGGCCCTGTTCCGGCTCTTGGAGGCGTGGGGTGTACGGCCCGACGTGCTGGCCGGGCATTCGATCGGTGAGCTGGCTGCCGCGCATGTGGCGGGGTTGTGGTCGCTGGAGGACGCGGCGACGCTGGTCGCTGCTCGTGGCCGGCTGATGCAGGAGTTGCCTGCGGGCGGTGCGATGGCGGCTGTGCAGGCGACCGAGGACGAGGTGCGGGCCGTGTTGCCGGACGGCACGGGCATCGCGGCTGTGAACGGGCCGAACGCGATCGTCGTGTCCGGCCCGGAAGCGGGTGTGAACTCGGTTGTCAGCCACTTCACGGGTGAAGGCCGGAAGGCGAAGAAGCTCACCGTGAGCCATGCTTTCCACTCGCCGCTGATGGAGCCGATGCTCGCCGAGTTCGAGCAGATCGCCGCCCAGCTCACGTACCAGGACCTCACGGTCCCGATCGTCTCGACGCTGACCGGTCAGACGGTCTCCTACGACGACCTCTCCCAGCCCTCCTACTGGGTCCGCCACGTCCGCGAAGCCGTCCGCTTCGCCGACGCGATCGCCACCCTCGACGGCGAGGGCATCGCCACCTTCCTCGAACTCGGCCCCGACGCGGTCCTGACCGCCATGGCAGCCGACCCCCGAGCCGTCCCCACCCTCCGCCGAGACCGCACCGAACCCCAAGCCCTGACAGAAGCCCTCACCCGACTCCCCTCCGTCGACTGGACGGCACTCTTCGGCCCCGACCGCAACCCCGTCGACCTCCCCACCTACGCCTTCCAGCACGAGACGTACTGGCTGGCAGCCACGGCGGCCCGGGCGGGCAACGCCTCGGAGTTCGGGCAGTCGGATGCGGGCCATCCGCTGCTCGGGGCGGCGGTGGAGTTGCCGGACGGCGAAGGCGTGCTGTTCACCGGCCGGCTGTCCCTCTCCACCCACCCCTGGCTGGCCGAGCACGCCGTCAACGGCACCGTCATCGTGCCCGGCGCCGCCCTCGTCGAGATCGCCGTACGCGCCGGAGACCAGATCGGCCGCGGCACCGTACGCGACCTCACCCTGCACGCCCCCCTCGTCGTACCCGAGACCGGCGCCGTCGCCCTGCGCGTCCGCGTCGGGGAGGGCGACGAGCCGGCAGTCACCGTGCACTCGCGTCCCGACGGGGAGACATCCTGGACCCTGCACGCCGAAGGCGCTCTCTCTGCAGAGGCCGTCGAACCCGTTGATCTCGGGTCCTGGCCACCGGCCGGTGCCGAGCCGATCGACGCCTCGACGCTCTACGACGATCTGTCCGCCATGGGCCTCGGCTACGGTCCCCTCTTCCAGGGGCTGACCACCGCCTGGCGGGTTGCTGACGGTACGGTCTGCGCCGAGGTGTCACTGCCCGAGGGGACCGACCCCGACTCGTTCGCGCTGCATCCGGCACTGCTGGACTCGGCGCTGCACGTCCTCACCTACGCGGGTGCGGCCGATCGTGCCGAACTGCCCTTCTCCTGGAGCGACGTGGCCGTCCACGCCTCGGGAGCGACGGCGCTGCGCGTGCGGGTCACCGGTGAGGGGTCGGGATATCGGCTCGACCTCGCGGACGCGGCGGGGGCTCCGGTGGCCACGGTCGGCTCGCTGGCGCTGCGGCCGCTGGCCGTGGAGTCCGGCACAGTGCGCGACCTGTACCGGATCGACTGGACACCGGTCTCCTCGCAGCAGACCGACCCCACCACGTCGTACACGATCCTCCAGGCCGCCACGGCCACCGAACTGCTCCCCCTCCTCCAGGCCCGCCTGGAGGACGAACAGCCCCTGCTCGTCCACACCCGCCAGGCCGGCACCGACCCCGACCAGGCCGCGATCCGCGGACTCGTACGAGCCGCCCAGGCCGAACACCCCGACCGGATCGTCCTCATCGACACGACCGGCGACCTGCCCGACCACATCCCGACCGGCGAACCCGAACTCGCGCAGAACGACAGCCAGTTCACGGCACCGCGACTGACCCGGGAGACCGTCGTGGCGGAAGGCTCCTGGTCCACCTCCGGGACGGTGCTCATCACCGGCGGTACCGGTGGGCTCGGCGCGCTCACGGCACGGCATCTCGTCGGCGCCCACGGGGTGCGCGGTCTCCTGCTCACCAGCAGGCGTGGACCGGACGCGCCGGGTGCCGCCGAACTGAGCGCCGAGCTGGAGGCAGCCGGTGCGAAGGTCGAGGTCGTCGCCTGCGACGTCTCCGAGCGGGAGGCGGTCGCGGCGCTGCTGGAGGCCCATCCGGACATCACCGCCGTCATCCACACGGCAGGCGTCCTGGACGACTCGACCGTGGACCGGATGACCACGGACAGCCTGGCCAAAGTCTGGGGACCGAAGGCCGCCGCGGCCCGGCATCTGCACGAGCTGACCGCCGGCCGGAACCTGGACGCGTTCGTGCTCTACTCCTCCACCGCCGCCACCTTCGACGGGACCGGACAGGCGAACTACGCTGCGGCGAACGCCTACTTGGACGCACTGGCGGCCGAGCGGCGGGCCCAAGGGCTGCACGGTGTGGCGCTCGCCTGGGGTCTGTGGGACCCGGAGGTCGGCGGCATGGGGGCCGGGCTCAGCACGGCCGACGTGGAGCGGGTGGCCCGGACCGGGCCGAAGGCGCTGGGGCGCGTGGCCGGTCTGGCGCTGCTGGACGCTTCGCTGCTGAGCGCGCGGGCGCATCTGCTGCCGGTACCGTTCGACACGGGCGCGCTGGAGCGGCGGGCCCGGGACGGAGGGCTGCCCGCGATGCTGCGGGGGCTCGTCCGGGTGCCGGTGGCCCGGCGGCGCGGTGCGGCGGCCGAGGCCGCCCAGGGCCCGGAGGCGCTGAAGGAGACGCTGCTGCGCCTCCCGGCCGCCGAACGAACGCCGTACGTACTGGAGTTGGTCCGCGGCAAGGTGGCCGCCGTGCTCGGGCACGCCTCCGGTGACGCGGTGGACCCGGAGCGCGGGTTCGGCGGGCTCGGGTTCGACTCGTTGGCCGCCGTGGAGCTGCGCAACCAGCTGGCGCCGCTGACCGGGCTGCGACTGCCGGCCACGCTGACGTTCGACTACCCGACGTCCGAGGCGCTCGCCGAGTACGTGCGCGAGCAGCTCGTGCCCGACGAGACCGGACCTGCCGCGCTGCGCGCCATGGAGAGTGAACTGGCGGCGCTCGAAGCGAAGTTGTTGGGCGTCGGCGAGTCGGACGGGCTGGACGCCGACGACCACGCCCGAGTGGCTCAGACGCTGCGTACGCTCGCCGCGCGCTGGTCCGAGCTGCACTCCCCCGGCGGCGGCGCCGACGCGGCCGCCGAGTCGCTGGCGGAGGCCGACGCCGAGCAGATCTTCGACATTCTCGACAGTGAGTTCGAGGGCATTGACATCGACTGA